The Anolis carolinensis isolate JA03-04 chromosome 2, rAnoCar3.1.pri, whole genome shotgun sequence genome has a window encoding:
- the LOC134296553 gene encoding uncharacterized protein LOC134296553 isoform X2 has translation MQKWELLSFRLGERRGKTPFFSFVFQLLSMPPKKNVGGPKGKGPAKKVPAKRPPPPSGPSTDDEDSAQLLRVLVARIEALEREKAAAAAAEAQKAGGGSNTGLIKSLFSRISALEGERSAAVPVTDASLVTSTPVAAEAVPSTSVAAAELRSAVSALEPTLLASRRRVLICGHSYVHWAERQARRGPYGQHLGLASLAFVEWRGRRGFK, from the exons ATGCAAAAGTGGGAGCTCCTGTCTTTCCGACTGGGAGAACGCCGAGGGAAAACTCCTTTCTTCAGTTTTGTATTTCAGCTTCTGAG TATGCCACCGAAGAAGAATGTCGGGGGGCCTAAGGGCAAGGGTCCTGCGAAGAAGGTTCCAGCAAAACGCCCGCCTCCACCAAGTGGTCCTTCAACCGATGATGAAGACTCAGCACAGTTGTTGAGAGTGTTGGTCGCCCGCATTGAGGCtctggaaagagagaaagcagcgGCTGCTGCTGCGGAGGCGCAGAAGGCTGGTGGGGGCAGTAACACCGGGCTAATTAAGTCCTTATTTTCCCGTATTTCTGCCTTAGAAGGGGAAAGGAGTGCCGCGGTGCCTGTCACTGATGCGAGCCTGGTTACATCTACGCCGGTGGCCGCTGAAGCTGTTCCATCTACTTCGGTGGCAGCAGCTGAGTTGAGAAGTGCCGTATCCGCTTTAG AACCCACCCTGTTGGCGAGTAGACGACGCGTCCTGATTTGCGGGCACAGTTATGTGCACTGGGCAGAGCGACAGGCGCGCAGAGGTCCCTACGGCCAGCATCTCGGCCtcgcttccttggcttttgttgaaTGGAGGGGAAGAAGAG GTTTTAAATGA
- the LOC134296553 gene encoding uncharacterized protein LOC134296553 isoform X1, with protein MQKWELLSFRLGERRGKTPFFSFVFQLLSMPPKKNVGGPKGKGPAKKVPAKRPPPPSGPSTDDEDSAQLLRVLVARIEALEREKAAAAAAEAQKAGGGSNTGLIKSLFSRISALEGERSAAVPVTDASLVTSTPVAAEAVPSTSVAAAELRSAVSALEPTLLASRRRVLICGHSYVHWAERQARRGPYGQHLGLASLAFVEWRGRRGLRWEGLLPLLFGSGVRFPPDLIVMHLGGNDLGLLKGRALFLQVLNDMHKIQEVWPHTGLAWSAIIPRPRWPYGDGKKLDKARKRVNRALRKVLDNGMGYLMTPLDSMIRRCIGLMGSICPNWATKFS; from the exons ATGCAAAAGTGGGAGCTCCTGTCTTTCCGACTGGGAGAACGCCGAGGGAAAACTCCTTTCTTCAGTTTTGTATTTCAGCTTCTGAG TATGCCACCGAAGAAGAATGTCGGGGGGCCTAAGGGCAAGGGTCCTGCGAAGAAGGTTCCAGCAAAACGCCCGCCTCCACCAAGTGGTCCTTCAACCGATGATGAAGACTCAGCACAGTTGTTGAGAGTGTTGGTCGCCCGCATTGAGGCtctggaaagagagaaagcagcgGCTGCTGCTGCGGAGGCGCAGAAGGCTGGTGGGGGCAGTAACACCGGGCTAATTAAGTCCTTATTTTCCCGTATTTCTGCCTTAGAAGGGGAAAGGAGTGCCGCGGTGCCTGTCACTGATGCGAGCCTGGTTACATCTACGCCGGTGGCCGCTGAAGCTGTTCCATCTACTTCGGTGGCAGCAGCTGAGTTGAGAAGTGCCGTATCCGCTTTAG AACCCACCCTGTTGGCGAGTAGACGACGCGTCCTGATTTGCGGGCACAGTTATGTGCACTGGGCAGAGCGACAGGCGCGCAGAGGTCCCTACGGCCAGCATCTCGGCCtcgcttccttggcttttgttgaaTGGAGGGGAAGAAGAGGTCTGCGGTGGGAGGGTTTGCTCCCTTTGTTGTTTGGGTCAGGGGTCCGTTTTCCACCTGACCTTATTGTTATGCATTTGGGAGGCAACGATTTGGGGCTGCTTAAAGGCAGGGCCCTTTTTCTCCAGGTTTTAAATGACATGCACAAGATCCAAGAAGTGTGGCCTCATACCGGATTGGCATGGTCAGCAATTATTCCTCGGCCACGTTGGCCCTATGGAGACGGTAAAAAATTGGACAAAGCAAGGAAACGGGTCAATAGGGCCCTGCGGAAAGTTTTGGATAATGGCATGGGTTACCTCATGACACCATTAGATTCAATGATTCGACGATGTATCGGACTGATGGGATCCATCTGTCCGAACTGGGCAACCAAATTTTCTTAG